The sequence below is a genomic window from Tissierellales bacterium.
AAGAGATAATGGAAATAAGCTTTGTATTAGTAGAAACAAATCTTTATTTAGATACACATCCTACTGATGAAAGAGCCCTAAGGGTCCATAATAGACACTTTCAAAAGTATAAGGAATTAGTAGATTTATATGAAGCAAAATATGGACTTTTGAAGTA
It includes:
- a CDS encoding spore coat protein CotJB, with amino-acid sequence MDNDQLQLLKEIMEISFVLVETNLYLDTHPTDERALRVHNRHFQKYKELVDLYEAKYGLLKYTGMSGCPWSYIKSPWPWEIDYSLM